Below is a genomic region from Ferribacterium limneticum.
GTGGGGCGATGGCCTTGTCGCTGCCGTTGGCAATCTCCCAGGCAATATCAACCTGATAGGAGCCACGCTTGAAGGTCAGGATCTTGGCGACCTTGATGCCGTTCTGACTCGTCGATTCGAGCCGCAGTTTCAATTCGTTTGCACCGTCGGCCAGCGTCGTGGCGCCTTCGACATGCTTGAAGACCGAACGATGCGTTGGCAAACCTTCGCCGATCAGGCCGGCCTGAGCCAGATACTGGTGTGCCGGGTCGAACAGGACAAAGGTCTTGTCCTTGTTGTCATGTTCCTTGTATTTCAGGAGTTCGAGACCGACCAGATCGCCACCTTGGGTGGAAATGGTTGCCTTCAGCAGATCGGTGGTCACCGTAAAAGTCTCGGCCGAAGAAACCGGTGCTGAAACTGCAGGGGTGATGGGAGATGCCTTGGCCTGCAGCGAAGCAGACGGCGTTGGGGCAGCGCTGCCCGCTGGGGTTGTTGCTACCGCGTCGGCGGTCGGCTTCGGCTGGTTATATTTCTGCCAGTTTTCCCAGAGCATGAAGCTCGAGAAAGTGAAGATCATAACCAGTATCAGGCGTCGAGTATCCATGAACAACCTACAAAAGAATTCTTGAATCAGGGTACAGGATCATACCCACCAGGATGCCATGGGTGGCAACGGCCGACTCTTTTCAAGCCCAGCCAGCCACCCCGGAAGGCGCCATATTTCTGTACAGCTTCCACCATATAAACCGAGCAACTCGGCTCATGGCGGCAGCTTCGCCCGAGAAATGGGCTGATCGCGTATTGATAGACGCGAATCAGCGCAATCAACAGGTACTTCATCATTCTTCCCGCTTCGGCCGAGGCCGTTGCAGTTTATTCAGCAGGGCCAGAAAATCCTCAGCCAGCAACTTGCCGTCGAGCAG
It encodes:
- the yidD gene encoding membrane protein insertion efficiency factor YidD, yielding MKYLLIALIRVYQYAISPFLGRSCRHEPSCSVYMVEAVQKYGAFRGGWLGLKRVGRCHPWHPGGYDPVP